The following coding sequences lie in one Methanofastidiosum sp. genomic window:
- a CDS encoding rhodanese-like domain-containing protein has product MKKILISLAILFFVIASFNSVSAQKNVALVSNSIDYNINSNIISILQSRGMNVVYFGRTDPGYNTYPYVIILGGPDAPDHTGALSLQILPPNESYNLRNIKGYQIFYEKRDQWISRQEVFVIAGSDRENTYFAVQSNLVTLIDRIAEDTGSPAVPYTLINSSQLKQLIASGEPLFIIDVRNSDEYRAGHISGAVNITGIELGSVLSSIPRDRKIIVYCSTSQAAITNAQFLANKGFANVYALTDPYSVYINS; this is encoded by the coding sequence ATGAAAAAAATATTGATTTCTTTAGCCATATTATTTTTTGTTATAGCTTCATTTAACTCTGTTTCAGCACAAAAAAATGTAGCTCTTGTCTCGAATTCCATTGACTACAATATAAATAGTAACATAATATCTATCCTACAAAGTCGAGGCATGAATGTTGTTTATTTTGGAAGAACTGATCCAGGATATAATACCTACCCTTACGTTATAATACTAGGCGGACCAGATGCACCAGACCATACTGGAGCATTATCTTTACAGATTTTGCCACCAAATGAAAGTTATAATTTAAGAAATATTAAGGGATACCAGATATTCTACGAAAAAAGGGATCAGTGGATATCGAGACAAGAAGTATTTGTCATTGCAGGAAGTGATAGGGAGAATACATACTTTGCTGTTCAGAGTAACCTTGTTACCTTGATTGACAGGATTGCAGAAGATACTGGAAGCCCAGCAGTTCCATATACTTTGATTAATTCCTCCCAGTTAAAGCAGTTGATTGCTAGTGGAGAACCCCTTTTTATAATAGATGTTAGAAATTCCGATGAATATAGGGCAGGGCATATCTCTGGTGCAGTCAATATTACTGGAATTGAATTAGGCTCTGTTCTTTCGAGCATACCTCGAGATAGAAAAATAATAGTATATTGTAGCACTAGTCAAGCAGCAATAACAAACGCACAGTTTTTAGCAAACAAGGGATTTGCAAACGTATATGCATTGACAGACCCCTATTCAGTATATATTAATAGTTAA
- the msrB gene encoding peptide-methionine (R)-S-oxide reductase MsrB, whose amino-acid sequence MKEKINPTEEEWKKKLTPEEYHILREKGTERPFSGKLLDNKKKGKYVCAGCGNELFDSEDKFDSGTGWPSFSEPSEKDNVEEHDDLSYGMVRTEVLCSKCGGHLGHVFDDGPKPTGKRYCMNSASLKFEEKK is encoded by the coding sequence ATGAAAGAAAAGATAAACCCCACCGAAGAGGAATGGAAGAAAAAACTTACCCCTGAAGAGTACCATATTCTGAGAGAAAAGGGAACAGAAAGACCATTTAGTGGCAAGTTACTAGACAATAAAAAGAAAGGAAAATATGTTTGTGCTGGATGCGGGAATGAGCTTTTTGATTCAGAGGACAAATTTGATTCTGGTACTGGATGGCCAAGTTTCTCTGAGCCATCCGAAAAAGATAATGTAGAAGAGCACGATGATTTATCATATGGAATGGTCAGAACAGAAGTATTATGTAGTAAATGCGGTGGCCATTTGGGCCATGTTTTCGATGATGGTCCAAAACCAACTGGTAAAAGATACTGTATGAATTCCGCATCACTTAAATTTGAAGAGAAAAAATAG
- a CDS encoding AMP-binding protein, which translates to MMYEKKPWLKYYESYIPESIDYPKKTMYEAIYDASMKYPDRIAYDFLDLTSTYREFLADIDRFANALYALGLRKGDRITICMPNCPQAIICFYAANKIGGITSMIHPLSPPKEVKFYLNLSKSKYAITLDAFYGNFIDILESTSVEKLILAKITDYLPTLKKIGFKLTSGRKIKKVPFDPRVSWWEDLMENEYSQIEKIKMDPDELAVILYSGGTTGVPKGIELSSHNLNCLAMQATAQGPLVEGDSVLSILPIFHGFGLGVCVHTFLIDGGKCILVPKFSAETVLNLIKTKKPTYMAGVPTLYAALARNPKISKVDFSCIKGAFCGGDHLPHDIKLEFENAASKSGGNVVLREGYGLTESVTGVTIMPKNSYRQGSVGIPLSDIIIKIVKLDTFEEALPGEEGEICVSGPTLMRGYLDHPEETEKTVKVHPDGKRWLHTGDAGHMDPDGFIYFKQRLKRIIISSGMNVYPSQIEDVLDSHPLVALSCAIGIPHPHKMKSVKAFISLKDPSKASKELAKELMDYCQEHLIKWSCPEEIEFRKELPLTLIGKVAYGVLEKEELEKRKNREMDKIQNKEGFPETTMDISCSSSLGAPDNP; encoded by the coding sequence ATGATGTATGAAAAAAAGCCGTGGTTAAAGTATTACGAATCTTATATCCCTGAATCAATCGATTATCCTAAAAAAACAATGTATGAGGCTATTTACGATGCCTCTATGAAATATCCAGACAGGATAGCTTATGACTTTTTAGACCTTACTTCAACATATAGAGAATTTTTAGCCGATATAGATCGCTTTGCCAATGCTCTTTACGCCCTTGGCCTTAGAAAGGGCGATAGGATTACTATATGTATGCCTAACTGTCCACAGGCGATTATTTGTTTTTATGCCGCGAACAAAATTGGCGGCATAACGAGCATGATTCACCCACTTTCCCCCCCAAAAGAAGTAAAATTTTACCTTAATTTAAGCAAAAGCAAATATGCTATAACACTTGATGCATTTTATGGTAATTTTATAGATATATTAGAGTCTACATCAGTTGAAAAACTAATACTCGCAAAAATAACAGACTATCTCCCAACCCTAAAAAAGATTGGATTTAAACTAACATCTGGAAGAAAAATAAAAAAAGTCCCATTCGATCCGAGAGTCTCTTGGTGGGAAGATCTAATGGAAAATGAGTACTCTCAAATAGAAAAAATAAAAATGGATCCTGATGAACTTGCAGTTATTCTCTATAGTGGTGGAACTACGGGAGTTCCTAAAGGGATTGAACTTTCAAGTCATAATCTAAACTGTCTCGCTATGCAAGCCACTGCACAGGGGCCATTGGTAGAAGGTGATTCAGTTCTTTCAATTCTCCCAATATTTCATGGATTCGGCCTAGGGGTTTGTGTGCATACCTTTTTGATTGATGGCGGCAAATGTATTTTAGTTCCTAAGTTTTCTGCAGAAACTGTTTTAAATCTAATAAAAACTAAAAAGCCCACATATATGGCAGGTGTTCCAACTCTTTATGCTGCACTTGCTAGAAATCCTAAGATATCCAAGGTCGATTTTAGCTGTATAAAGGGGGCATTCTGTGGTGGAGATCATCTCCCTCATGATATTAAATTAGAATTTGAAAATGCAGCTTCAAAATCCGGGGGAAATGTTGTTTTAAGAGAAGGTTACGGATTAACTGAATCTGTAACGGGTGTTACTATTATGCCTAAAAATAGTTATAGGCAGGGAAGTGTAGGAATACCTCTATCGGACATTATTATCAAGATAGTAAAACTAGACACATTTGAAGAAGCTCTTCCGGGAGAAGAAGGCGAAATATGTGTCAGCGGCCCTACACTGATGAGAGGATACCTTGACCATCCTGAAGAAACGGAGAAAACTGTTAAAGTTCATCCCGATGGAAAAAGATGGCTTCACACTGGAGATGCAGGTCATATGGATCCTGATGGATTTATCTATTTTAAGCAAAGACTTAAACGAATCATAATATCCTCTGGAATGAATGTTTATCCATCGCAGATTGAAGATGTTTTGGACAGTCATCCTCTAGTCGCATTATCTTGCGCTATTGGAATTCCCCATCCTCACAAAATGAAAAGTGTCAAAGCATTTATTTCTTTGAAAGATCCATCTAAAGCAAGCAAAGAGCTAGCAAAAGAACTTATGGATTATTGTCAAGAGCACTTGATAAAATGGAGCTGTCCAGAAGAAATTGAGTTTAGAAAAGAATTACCATTGACTCTAATAGGAAAAGTAGCATATGGGGTCTTAGAAAAAGAAGAACTAGAAAAGAGAAAGAATCGTGAAATGGACAAAATTCAAAATAAAGAAGGATTCCCAGAGACTACTATGGACATATCTTGTTCATCAAGTCTAGGTGCTCCGGATAATCCTTAA